Proteins encoded in a region of the Sterolibacterium denitrificans genome:
- a CDS encoding D-alanyl-D-alanine carboxypeptidase family protein: MFRPSALLPLISALSLLLALSGGAWAQLAAPSIDIAAKSWYLHDAGSGQELASSNPDERIEPASLTKLMTAYLAFAAVKQGKLKLDQTLPVSEHAWRAEGSRMFIEPKTPVTVDELLHGMIIQSGNDASIALAEAIGGSEEGFARMMNREAQRLGLKNSSFRNATGLPDPQHYSTARDMAALANALIRDFPEYYPLYSTKQYRYNNITQPNRNRLLWSDPHVDGMKTGHTKAAGYCLVASAKRGERRLISVVLGTASENARANESQRLLNFGFQAFDSVKLYTGNQAISQLPVYKGAQRKVKAGFGHDFMISVPAGQSRQLKVELVSLQPLLAPVTAGQQVARLKLTLGEKPYGEFPVIALEAVPTGGIFSRAWDTLRLWFE, translated from the coding sequence ATGTTCCGTCCTTCCGCCCTGCTACCGCTGATCTCCGCATTGTCATTGCTGCTGGCGCTGTCCGGCGGCGCATGGGCGCAATTGGCGGCGCCATCCATCGATATCGCGGCGAAATCCTGGTACCTGCATGACGCCGGCTCCGGGCAGGAGTTGGCCAGTTCCAATCCCGACGAACGCATCGAGCCGGCCTCGCTGACCAAGCTGATGACGGCCTATCTGGCCTTTGCCGCCGTCAAGCAAGGCAAGCTCAAGCTGGATCAGACCCTGCCGGTATCGGAACATGCCTGGCGTGCCGAGGGATCGCGGATGTTCATCGAGCCCAAGACCCCGGTTACGGTGGATGAGTTGCTGCATGGCATGATCATCCAGTCCGGCAACGACGCCAGCATCGCGCTGGCCGAGGCGATCGGCGGCAGCGAGGAAGGCTTCGCCAGAATGATGAACCGCGAAGCGCAGCGCCTGGGCCTGAAGAACTCCAGCTTCCGCAATGCCACCGGCCTGCCCGATCCGCAGCATTACTCGACGGCGCGCGACATGGCGGCCCTGGCCAACGCGCTGATCCGCGACTTTCCCGAGTATTACCCGCTGTATTCGACCAAGCAATACCGCTACAACAACATCACCCAGCCGAACCGCAACCGTCTGCTGTGGAGCGACCCGCATGTCGACGGCATGAAGACCGGCCACACCAAGGCGGCCGGCTATTGCCTGGTCGCCTCGGCAAAACGTGGCGAGCGGCGGCTCATTTCCGTGGTGCTGGGCACGGCTTCGGAAAACGCCCGCGCCAACGAATCGCAGCGCCTGCTGAACTTCGGCTTCCAGGCGTTCGACAGCGTCAAGCTCTACACGGGCAACCAGGCGATTTCGCAGTTGCCGGTCTACAAGGGCGCCCAGCGCAAAGTCAAGGCCGGCTTCGGCCACGACTTCATGATTTCCGTCCCCGCGGGACAAAGCCGGCAGCTCAAGGTAGAGCTGGTCAGCCTGCAGCCCTTGCTGGCGCCGGTCACGGCCGGCCAGCAGGTGGCGCGGCTGAAGCTGACGCTGGGCGAGAAGCCCTACGGCGAGTTTCCCGTCATCGCCCTCGAAGCCGTCCCCACGGGCGGCATCTTCAGCCGCGCCTGGGACACCCTGCGGCTGTGGTTTGAATGA
- the mreC gene encoding rod shape-determining protein MreC, whose translation MAVADHSPPPFFKRGPTPLVRLVFYASLALTILVVDLRFHVLEWVRHGIEVATYPLQLLAYAPVQGLEEGGGYLAGVVKLQQENQQLRKQQLQTANLLLRQEHLEQENQRLRSLLDMQQRQPVAGQIAEILYAARDPFSRRVIINRGSQHDVGTGQIVVDEFGVVGQITRVYPLLSELTLITDKDQAVPVQIVRNGLRAVLFGSGDGNLELRFLDVNADVQEGDAVVTSGLDGIYLPGLPVATVKQVRREASYAFARILCEPIAGVERHDMVLILGRREAPPPPPTGWEDGSKEPPVGKHRE comes from the coding sequence ATGGCCGTCGCCGATCATTCGCCCCCTCCATTCTTCAAGCGCGGCCCGACACCGCTGGTACGGCTGGTGTTCTATGCCAGCCTTGCGCTGACCATACTGGTCGTCGATCTGCGCTTCCACGTGCTCGAATGGGTACGTCACGGCATCGAGGTGGCGACCTATCCCCTGCAATTGCTGGCCTATGCGCCCGTGCAAGGTCTCGAAGAGGGCGGCGGCTATCTGGCCGGCGTGGTCAAGCTGCAGCAGGAAAATCAGCAACTGCGCAAACAGCAACTGCAAACCGCCAACCTGCTGCTGCGCCAGGAACATCTCGAACAGGAAAACCAGCGTCTGCGCTCCCTGCTCGACATGCAGCAGCGCCAGCCGGTCGCCGGCCAGATTGCCGAGATACTCTACGCGGCCCGCGATCCGTTTTCACGCCGGGTCATCATCAACCGGGGCTCGCAGCACGACGTCGGCACCGGCCAGATCGTCGTCGACGAATTCGGCGTGGTCGGCCAGATCACCCGCGTGTACCCACTGCTCTCCGAGCTGACCCTGATCACCGACAAGGATCAGGCCGTGCCGGTACAGATCGTGCGCAACGGCTTGCGCGCAGTGCTCTTCGGCAGCGGCGACGGCAATCTCGAACTGCGCTTCCTCGATGTCAATGCCGACGTCCAGGAAGGCGATGCCGTGGTCACCTCGGGACTCGACGGCATCTATCTGCCCGGTCTGCCGGTCGCCACCGTCAAACAGGTCCGCCGCGAAGCCAGCTATGCCTTTGCCCGCATCCTCTGCGAACCGATTGCCGGCGTCGAGCGTCACGACATGGTGCTGATTCTCGGCCGGCGCGAAGCGCCGCCGCCGCCACCCACCGGCTGGGAAGACGGCAGCAAGGAACCACCCGTCGGCAAGCACCGGGAATGA
- a CDS encoding septal ring lytic transglycosylase RlpA family protein, whose amino-acid sequence MGASARAVLPWGGPAAGLLFALTTLTLSACSGTPHRAGAERAPAPAAKPAPASPSPSPAPSAKRGGGYYLDDGPGDNPPSDEALAAIPDAVPRAEPLHRFANRPYVVFNREYRPMTAITPYKAQGIGSWYGRKFHGQRTSSGEIYDMFGMTAAHTTLPIPSYARVTNPANGRAIVVRVNDRGPFHADRLIDLSYAAAWKLGYIGSGSTQLEVENILPGAGLLASASSTPADPLAEMIRRTEQNTTLPRAPTASLLPEIKESRGIFLQLGAFSNADNAENLKAHLARELTGLPGQANQSDQSDQSNQTGNGDLSSKLVVQARAGIYRLQLGPWPDRAAAQRIAELLRATFDIKPLLVQQ is encoded by the coding sequence GTGGGGGCATCGGCGCGTGCCGTCCTGCCTTGGGGCGGCCCGGCGGCAGGACTGCTGTTTGCTCTGACCACCCTGACGCTGTCCGCCTGCTCCGGTACGCCTCACCGAGCAGGGGCCGAGCGTGCGCCTGCGCCCGCGGCGAAGCCGGCACCCGCCTCTCCCTCGCCGTCTCCCGCGCCTTCGGCCAAGCGGGGCGGAGGTTATTACCTCGACGACGGGCCGGGCGACAACCCGCCCAGCGATGAAGCGCTCGCCGCGATTCCCGACGCGGTTCCCCGCGCCGAGCCGCTGCACCGCTTCGCCAACCGGCCGTATGTCGTGTTCAACCGCGAATACCGGCCGATGACCGCCATCACCCCCTACAAGGCGCAGGGCATCGGCAGTTGGTACGGGCGCAAGTTTCACGGCCAGCGCACTTCGAGCGGCGAAATCTACGACATGTTCGGCATGACGGCCGCCCACACCACCCTGCCGATTCCCAGCTATGCGCGCGTCACCAATCCGGCCAACGGCCGCGCTATCGTCGTGCGCGTGAATGATCGCGGCCCCTTCCATGCCGATCGCCTCATCGACCTCTCATACGCCGCCGCCTGGAAACTCGGCTACATCGGTAGCGGCAGCACGCAACTGGAAGTCGAAAACATCCTGCCCGGCGCCGGACTGCTGGCCAGCGCATCCAGCACTCCGGCAGACCCGCTGGCCGAAATGATTCGACGCACGGAGCAAAACACCACGCTACCCCGCGCACCAACTGCCAGCCTGCTGCCGGAAATCAAGGAATCGCGCGGCATCTTCCTGCAGCTCGGCGCCTTCAGCAATGCCGACAACGCCGAGAACCTGAAGGCCCATCTCGCTCGCGAACTGACTGGACTACCCGGCCAGGCGAATCAATCTGATCAATCCGATCAATCCAACCAAACCGGCAATGGCGATCTGAGCAGCAAACTCGTCGTCCAGGCCCGCGCCGGCATCTACCGCCTGCAACTCGGCCCCTGGCCGGACCGCGCCGCAGCCCAGCGCATCGCCGAACTGCTGCGCGCGACCTTCGACATCAAACCGCTGCTGGTACAGCAATGA
- the gatA gene encoding Asp-tRNA(Asn)/Glu-tRNA(Gln) amidotransferase subunit GatA → MIHASLKQLGQALAAGRISAVELTQLYLERIERHNTTLNAYISTDPERSLSQARAADARIAAGEAGPLTGIPLAHKDIFCAEGWLTTCASKMLSNFVSPYDAHVVERLDAAGMVTLGKCNMDEFAMGSSNETSWYGPVKNPWDMRCVPGGSSGGSAAAVAARLAPIATGTDTGGSIRQPAAFCGLTGLKPTYGVVSRYGMIAFASSLDQAGPMGRSAEDCALLLNAMAGFDERDSTSLDRPAEDYLRELDKPLAGRRIGLPREFFAAGMDDDVRAAVEAALAEYRKLGAVTVDISLPNTALSVPAYYVLAPAEASSNLSRFDGVRYGHRAAEYGDLNDMYARTRAEGFGDEVKRRILIGTYVLSHGYYDAYYLQAQKIRRLIARDFEEAFKHCDLIAGPTTPGAAFPFGAKSQDPVQMYLSDIYTISTNLAGLPGMSLPCGLAAGATADKPLPVGLQLIGNYFDEARMLNVAHQYQLVTDWHARMPEEFK, encoded by the coding sequence ATGATCCATGCATCCCTGAAACAACTGGGACAGGCGCTGGCGGCAGGGCGCATTTCCGCCGTCGAACTGACCCAGCTTTACCTTGAGCGCATCGAGCGCCATAACACGACGCTGAATGCCTATATCAGCACCGATCCCGAGCGCAGCCTGAGCCAGGCGCGGGCGGCCGATGCGCGCATCGCGGCCGGCGAGGCCGGGCCGCTGACCGGCATTCCGCTGGCGCACAAGGATATTTTCTGCGCCGAGGGCTGGTTGACCACCTGCGCCTCGAAGATGCTTTCCAACTTCGTCAGTCCCTACGATGCCCACGTCGTCGAACGGCTCGATGCCGCCGGCATGGTGACGCTAGGCAAGTGCAACATGGACGAGTTCGCCATGGGGTCGTCGAACGAGACTTCCTGGTACGGCCCGGTCAAGAATCCGTGGGATATGCGCTGCGTCCCCGGCGGCTCTTCCGGCGGTTCGGCAGCGGCAGTGGCCGCGCGCCTGGCGCCGATCGCCACCGGCACCGATACCGGCGGCTCGATCCGTCAGCCGGCGGCCTTCTGCGGCCTGACCGGACTCAAGCCGACCTATGGCGTGGTTTCGCGTTACGGCATGATCGCCTTCGCTTCCTCGCTCGACCAGGCCGGGCCGATGGGCCGCTCGGCGGAGGACTGTGCGCTGCTCCTGAATGCCATGGCCGGTTTCGATGAACGCGATTCGACTTCGCTGGATCGCCCCGCCGAAGATTACCTCCGCGAGCTGGACAAACCGTTGGCCGGCCGGCGCATCGGTCTGCCCAGGGAATTCTTCGCCGCCGGCATGGATGACGACGTGCGCGCGGCCGTCGAAGCCGCGCTGGCCGAATACCGCAAGCTGGGTGCCGTGACGGTGGACATCAGCCTGCCGAATACGGCGCTGTCGGTGCCGGCCTATTACGTGCTGGCCCCCGCTGAAGCCAGCTCCAATCTGAGTCGCTTCGACGGCGTGCGCTACGGCCACCGCGCCGCCGAGTACGGCGATCTCAACGACATGTATGCCAGGACGCGCGCCGAAGGCTTCGGCGACGAAGTCAAGCGCCGCATCCTGATCGGCACCTACGTGCTTTCGCACGGCTACTACGATGCCTACTACCTGCAGGCGCAGAAGATCCGCCGCCTGATCGCCCGCGACTTCGAGGAAGCCTTCAAGCACTGCGACCTCATCGCCGGCCCGACCACGCCGGGCGCGGCCTTTCCTTTCGGCGCCAAGAGCCAGGACCCGGTGCAGATGTACCTGTCCGACATCTATACCATCTCCACCAACCTGGCCGGCCTGCCCGGCATGTCGCTGCCCTGCGGTCTTGCCGCCGGCGCAACGGCGGACAAGCCGCTGCCGGTGGGCCTGCAACTGATCGGCAATTATTTCGACGAGGCGCGCATGCTGAATGTGGCGCATCAGTACCAGCTCGTCACCGACTGGCACGCGCGCATGCCGGAGGAATTCAAATGA
- the rodA gene encoding rod shape-determining protein RodA, which yields MELNLKAHWRRLIEPIDPPLMLFTLLLFGYALLMVSSASAERINAQLMNMLIALVVIRIGAEFPPQKLMRFALPVFVLGVLLLLAVALFGDIIKGARRWLNLGFMRFQPSEIMKIAMPLMLAWYFQKHESQLRLRDYAVASLILLIPVGLIARQPDLGTAILVFAAGFFVIFFAGLPWLVIGGLATAAVAAAPLAWTYVLHDYQRHRVMTLLNPEADPLGKGFHIIQSTIAIGSGGILGKGWGKGTQTQLEFLPERHTDFIFAVLSEEFGLIGNSLLLILYILLIGRCMMIAANAPTLFSRLLAGSITMIFFTYAFVNMGMVSGILPVVGVPLPLVSYGGTALVTLSFGIGILMSIHKHRMLVQK from the coding sequence ATGGAACTGAATCTCAAGGCACACTGGCGGCGCTTGATCGAACCCATCGATCCGCCATTGATGCTGTTCACCCTGCTGCTGTTCGGCTATGCGCTGCTGATGGTGAGCAGTGCTTCCGCAGAACGCATCAACGCCCAGTTGATGAACATGCTGATCGCCCTGGTGGTGATCCGCATCGGCGCCGAATTCCCGCCGCAGAAGCTGATGCGCTTCGCCCTGCCGGTCTTCGTCCTCGGCGTGCTGCTGCTGCTTGCCGTGGCGCTGTTCGGCGACATCATCAAGGGCGCGCGGCGCTGGCTCAACCTCGGCTTCATGCGTTTCCAGCCGTCGGAAATCATGAAAATCGCCATGCCGCTGATGCTCGCCTGGTATTTCCAGAAACACGAATCCCAACTGCGCCTGCGCGACTACGCCGTCGCCTCGCTGATCCTGCTGATCCCGGTCGGCCTGATCGCGCGCCAGCCCGATCTGGGCACGGCCATTCTGGTATTTGCCGCCGGCTTCTTCGTCATCTTCTTCGCCGGCCTGCCCTGGCTGGTGATCGGCGGCCTCGCCACCGCCGCCGTCGCCGCCGCGCCGCTGGCCTGGACCTACGTGCTGCACGACTACCAGCGCCACCGCGTCATGACCCTGCTCAACCCCGAAGCCGATCCGCTCGGCAAAGGCTTCCACATCATCCAGTCGACCATCGCCATCGGCTCTGGCGGCATACTCGGCAAGGGCTGGGGAAAGGGTACCCAGACGCAGCTCGAATTCCTGCCCGAACGCCACACCGACTTCATCTTCGCCGTGCTTTCCGAGGAGTTCGGCCTGATCGGCAACTCGCTGCTGCTGATCCTCTACATCCTGCTGATCGGCCGCTGCATGATGATTGCGGCGAATGCGCCGACCTTGTTCTCGCGCCTGCTCGCCGGCAGCATCACCATGATTTTCTTCACCTACGCCTTCGTGAACATGGGCATGGTCAGCGGCATCCTGCCCGTCGTCGGCGTGCCGCTGCCCCTCGTCAGCTACGGCGGCACGGCACTCGTCACGCTGTCCTTCGGCATCGGCATCCTGATGAGCATCCACAAACATCGCATGCTGGTGCAGAAGTGA
- the gatC gene encoding Asp-tRNA(Asn)/Glu-tRNA(Gln) amidotransferase subunit GatC: MSLNPEQVARIARLARIELAPAEVAATGAQLNAILGLIEQLQAADTQGVAPMAHALDGSQRLREDVVTASDRRATYQAIAPEVEAGLYLVPKVIE; this comes from the coding sequence ATGTCCTTGAATCCCGAACAGGTGGCGCGTATCGCGCGCCTTGCCCGCATCGAACTGGCGCCGGCTGAAGTCGCCGCCACCGGCGCTCAACTGAATGCCATCCTCGGTCTGATCGAACAGCTTCAGGCCGCCGATACCCAGGGTGTCGCGCCGATGGCCCATGCGCTGGATGGCAGCCAGCGGCTGCGTGAGGACGTGGTCACCGCCAGCGACCGCCGCGCAACCTATCAAGCCATCGCCCCGGAGGTCGAAGCCGGCCTCTATCTGGTGCCCAAAGTCATTGAATAG
- the mrdA gene encoding penicillin-binding protein 2 → MEFKNPKQEIKRYRIRLLVALGLVLLTFMLLFARFFWLQVMQHEYYRTRAENNRISLIPIQPNRGLIVDRNGVIMARNYSAYTLEIMPSRVGNLEETIDRLTEVIEVRPKDRAHFKKLLRESKNFESLPIRTRLSDEEVARFIARRFQFPGVDIKARLFRQYPNNESGAHLVGYIGRISTPDIERIENQTQEDNYRGTEHIGKTGLERHYEFDLHGQTGFEQVEVDAGGHAVRVLSRTPPVVGNNLTLTVDAKLQAMAEKAFGNRRGALVAIEPATGGILALVSVPSYDPNLFVDGITSADWQELNESPDRPLVNRALNGAYPPGSTFKPFMALAALSLGKRTAYQTFADPGFFNFGGRTFMDDKKGGHGSVDMYASIVQSCNTYYYMLANDLGIDGIAGFMAPFGFGSPTGIDIEGESRGVLPSPAWKKQRFKKPEQQRWYAGETISVGIGQGYNAYTPIQLAQATATLANDGVMFRPHLVRHITDSRSGEITRIEPHPLRTIPLRREHLDTIKHAMVGVNREGTAARAFAGAEYVSAGKTGTAQVYSLRGEKYVAGKVQERLRDHALFIAFAPVDQPKIALAVLVENAGFGAQSAAPIARMVMDYYLLGKEPQGMAADMAGEAEED, encoded by the coding sequence GTGGAATTCAAGAACCCCAAGCAGGAAATCAAGCGCTACCGCATCCGGTTGCTGGTTGCGCTGGGCCTCGTGCTACTGACGTTCATGCTGCTGTTCGCGCGGTTTTTCTGGCTGCAGGTGATGCAACATGAGTACTACCGGACACGGGCGGAGAACAACCGCATCTCGTTGATACCGATCCAGCCGAATCGCGGGCTGATCGTCGATCGCAACGGGGTGATCATGGCGCGCAATTACTCGGCCTACACGCTGGAAATCATGCCTTCGCGGGTCGGCAATCTGGAGGAAACCATCGACCGCCTGACCGAAGTCATCGAAGTCCGCCCCAAGGATCGCGCGCACTTCAAGAAGCTGTTGCGCGAAAGCAAGAACTTCGAATCGCTGCCGATCCGCACGCGCCTGTCCGACGAGGAAGTCGCCCGTTTCATCGCCCGCCGCTTCCAGTTTCCCGGTGTGGACATCAAGGCCCGGCTGTTCCGCCAATACCCCAATAACGAATCCGGCGCCCATCTGGTCGGCTATATCGGACGCATCAGCACGCCCGATATCGAACGCATCGAAAACCAGACGCAGGAAGACAACTATCGCGGTACCGAGCACATCGGCAAGACGGGGCTGGAGCGCCATTATGAATTCGACCTGCACGGCCAGACCGGCTTCGAGCAGGTCGAAGTCGATGCCGGCGGCCATGCCGTGCGCGTGCTCTCGCGCACGCCGCCGGTGGTCGGCAACAACCTGACGCTGACGGTCGATGCCAAACTGCAGGCCATGGCGGAAAAGGCCTTCGGCAATCGACGCGGCGCCCTGGTGGCCATCGAACCGGCGACCGGCGGCATTCTCGCCCTGGTCTCGGTGCCGAGCTATGACCCCAATCTGTTCGTCGACGGCATCACCTCGGCCGACTGGCAGGAGCTCAACGAGTCACCCGACAGGCCGCTGGTCAACCGCGCCCTCAACGGCGCCTATCCGCCCGGCTCGACGTTCAAGCCTTTCATGGCGCTGGCCGCGCTCAGCCTGGGCAAGCGCACGGCATATCAAACCTTCGCCGATCCGGGCTTCTTCAACTTCGGCGGCCGTACCTTCATGGACGACAAGAAAGGCGGCCATGGCAGCGTGGACATGTACGCATCCATCGTCCAATCCTGCAATACCTATTACTACATGCTGGCCAATGACCTGGGCATCGACGGCATCGCCGGCTTCATGGCGCCCTTCGGCTTCGGCAGTCCGACAGGCATCGACATCGAAGGCGAATCGCGCGGCGTACTGCCCTCGCCCGCCTGGAAAAAGCAGCGCTTCAAGAAGCCCGAGCAGCAGCGCTGGTATGCCGGTGAAACCATCTCCGTCGGCATCGGCCAGGGCTACAACGCCTACACGCCGATCCAGCTGGCGCAGGCCACCGCCACCCTGGCCAACGACGGCGTGATGTTCCGCCCGCATCTGGTCCGGCACATCACCGACAGCCGCAGCGGCGAAATCACCCGCATCGAGCCGCATCCGCTGCGCACCATTCCGCTGCGGCGCGAACATCTCGACACCATCAAGCACGCCATGGTCGGCGTGAACCGGGAAGGCACGGCGGCGCGCGCCTTTGCCGGTGCCGAATACGTCTCCGCCGGCAAGACCGGTACGGCGCAGGTCTATAGCCTGCGGGGCGAAAAATACGTGGCCGGCAAGGTGCAGGAACGCCTGCGCGACCACGCGCTGTTCATCGCCTTCGCGCCAGTCGATCAACCGAAGATCGCCCTGGCGGTACTGGTGGAAAATGCCGGTTTCGGCGCCCAGTCCGCCGCACCGATCGCCCGCATGGTGATGGACTACTACCTGCTCGGCAAGGAGCCGCAAGGCATGGCTGCCGACATGGCAGGCGAGGCGGAGGAGGATTGA
- the mreD gene encoding rod shape-determining protein MreD, with product MTQPTHFSNRILRPVKPWFIGLTLLLSIFANMIPVGNLPGIPDWTALILTFWCIREPLKVSMGLAFLLGLTMDVANGSIIGQHALAYVLLAYAANRLSRRILWFPLLQQALQILPLLLLAQLSMLAARLLAGAHFPGLEYFLGSLVSALLWYPLTYLLLLPQYRPAEKDENRPI from the coding sequence ATGACGCAACCCACCCATTTCTCGAATCGCATCCTGCGCCCGGTCAAACCATGGTTCATCGGCCTGACCCTGCTGCTGAGCATATTCGCCAACATGATTCCCGTCGGCAATCTGCCCGGCATTCCGGACTGGACGGCCCTGATCCTGACCTTCTGGTGCATCCGCGAACCACTCAAGGTCAGCATGGGCCTGGCCTTCCTGCTTGGTCTGACCATGGATGTCGCCAATGGCAGCATCATCGGCCAGCACGCCCTGGCCTATGTCCTGCTGGCCTACGCGGCGAACAGACTGTCACGGCGCATCCTCTGGTTTCCGCTGCTGCAGCAGGCGCTGCAGATCCTGCCTCTGCTGCTGTTGGCGCAGCTCTCCATGCTCGCGGCACGCCTGCTCGCCGGTGCCCACTTCCCCGGCCTGGAATATTTTCTCGGCAGCCTGGTCTCCGCCCTGCTCTGGTATCCCCTGACCTATCTGCTGCTGCTGCCGCAGTACCGGCCGGCGGAAAAGGATGAGAACCGGCCGATATGA
- a CDS encoding rod shape-determining protein, with product MLNFLRSYFSNDLAIDLGTANTLIYARSQGLVLNEPSVVAIRTEGGPNAKKSIQAVGMAAKQMLGKTPGNITAIRPMKDGVIADFTVTEQMLKQFIKKVHDSRLFSPSPRIIICVPCGSTQVERRAIRESALGAGASHVYLIEEPMAAAIGAGMPVSDATGSMVVDIGGGTTEVGVISLGGMVYAGSVRVGGDRFDDAIINYIRRNYGMLIGETTAEQIKKEIGSAFPGSEVREMEVKGRNLAEGIPRSFTISSNEILEALTDPLNAIVSAVKSGLEQTPPELGADIAEKGMVLTGGGALLRDIDRLLMEETGLPVIVADDPLTCVVRGSGLALEKMDHLGSIFANE from the coding sequence ATGCTCAATTTTCTACGTTCCTATTTTTCCAATGACCTTGCCATCGATCTGGGCACGGCCAACACGCTGATCTATGCGCGCAGCCAGGGGCTCGTCCTGAACGAACCCTCGGTGGTGGCGATCCGCACCGAAGGCGGGCCGAACGCCAAGAAATCCATCCAGGCCGTCGGCATGGCCGCCAAGCAGATGCTCGGCAAGACGCCCGGCAACATCACCGCCATCCGCCCGATGAAGGACGGGGTGATCGCCGACTTCACCGTCACCGAGCAGATGCTGAAGCAGTTCATCAAGAAAGTGCATGACTCGCGTCTGTTCTCGCCCAGCCCGCGCATCATCATCTGCGTGCCCTGCGGCTCGACCCAGGTCGAGCGCCGCGCGATCCGCGAATCGGCGCTCGGCGCCGGCGCCAGCCACGTCTATCTGATCGAGGAGCCGATGGCGGCGGCGATCGGCGCCGGCATGCCGGTGTCGGATGCGACCGGCTCGATGGTCGTCGACATCGGCGGCGGCACCACCGAAGTCGGCGTCATTTCGCTGGGCGGCATGGTCTATGCCGGCAGCGTGCGCGTCGGCGGCGACCGCTTCGACGACGCCATCATCAACTACATCCGCCGCAACTACGGCATGCTGATCGGCGAAACCACCGCCGAGCAGATCAAGAAGGAAATCGGCTCCGCCTTCCCCGGCTCCGAAGTCAGGGAAATGGAAGTCAAGGGCCGCAACCTCGCCGAGGGCATCCCGCGCAGCTTCACGATTTCCTCGAACGAAATTCTCGAAGCGCTGACCGATCCGCTGAACGCCATTGTCTCCGCCGTCAAGTCCGGCCTCGAACAGACCCCGCCGGAGCTGGGCGCAGACATTGCCGAAAAGGGCATGGTACTGACCGGTGGCGGCGCGCTGCTGCGCGACATCGACCGCCTGCTGATGGAAGAAACCGGCCTGCCGGTGATCGTTGCCGACGATCCGCTGACCTGCGTGGTACGCGGCTCCGGGCTGGCGCTGGAAAAAATGGATCACCTGGGCAGCATATTTGCCAACGAGTGA